From Erigeron canadensis isolate Cc75 chromosome 8, C_canadensis_v1, whole genome shotgun sequence, one genomic window encodes:
- the LOC122610254 gene encoding uncharacterized protein LOC122610254: protein MARTISSAGTSGGHGRGRGENEDSGQGRGIGQGTGQSRGRGIGRGTGPEVVQGVGRGAGRGNEQAGGRGTGRGVGSGAGCGGGRGSGRGRGRGEAENETANEQAGMQPDPTMIAMITQVRVKYVENSFTKDALSWWNTQCRIRGKLAAEAMSWYNFRELMMKKFCTATELVKLVPHLVEPENKGIEKYFRGLIPQVRSTMDAVHPLTLEEAILRSEAMTEELVQCGTITTVGTKRKETSGMTNQNCLTCYNCNKTGHLANYCREPRTQVAPLNQRRPIGVRGGCYECGATDHYRNTCSQWVGQQVQVAVHPNQLQITEPNQNRGNQAPAARGRAFVLNAAKARNDPNVVAGTFLLNGHYATVLFDSGADYSFVATSFIPLLSAKPSPMYLCFDVERANDGLVRLDQDVFPDELPGLPPSRQLDFRISLVPNAAPIAKSPYRLATTELQELATQLKELQDKGFIRPSQSPWGAPIHFLGHVVSKDGIHVDPSKIDSVKDWRTLEIPTEVRQFLGLASYYRKFIDNFSKIVLPLTQLTQKDRPYVWGEKQEATFVSPDYY from the exons ATGGCAAGAACAATATCTAGTGCTGGAACTAGCGGAGGTCATGGTAGAGGCCGTGGTGAAAATGAAGACTCTGGTCAAGGTCGTGGTATTGGCCAAGGAACTGGACAGAGTAGAGGCCGTGGTATTGGTCGTGGCACTGGGCCTGAAGTAGTTCAAGGTGTTGGCCGCGGTGCAGGTCGTGGAAATGAACAAGCTGGAGGTCGAGGTACTGGTCGTGGAGTTGGAAGTGGTGCAGGCTGTGGTGGCGGCCGAGGTAGTGGTCGTGGACGCGGTCGTGGTGAAGCTGAAAATGAAACTGCCAATGAGCAAGCTGGAATGCAACCAGACCCAACCATGATTGCCATGATCacccaagtg AGGGTCAAGTATGTGGAGaactctttcactaaagatgctttgtcttggtggaacactcagtGCCGAATCAGAGGCAAATTAGCGGcagaggcgatgtcttggtataacttcagagagttgatgatgaaaaagttcTGCACTGCAACTGAACTGGTGAa gctCGTTCCACACTTGGTTGAAcctgagaacaaaggtatagagAAGTATTTTCGTGGGTTAATTCCTCAGGTTAGATCGACTATGGATGCTGTTCACCCACTTACCCTAGaggaggctatattgaggtCTGAAGCTATGACAGAGGAGTTGGTTCAGTGTGGAACTATTACTACTGTTGggacaaaaaggaaggaaaCCAGTGGGATga CAAATCAGAATTGCTTAACATGCTACAACTGCAATAAGACTGGGCATTTGGCAAATTACTGTCGGGAACCAAGGACTCAAGTGGCACCATTGAATCAAAGGAGACCAATCGGAGTTCGTGGAGGATGTTATGAATGTGGGGCCACTGATCACTATCGGAACACATGTTCTCAGTGGGTTGGGCAACAGGTTCAAGTGGCAGTTCATCCTAACCAGCTACAGATTACTGAACCCAATCAGAATAGAGGCAATCAGGCTCCAGCtgctagaggtcgtgcttttgtTCTGAATGCTGCTAAGGCTCGCAACGACCCGAACGTGGTTGCAGGTACGTTTCTTCTAAATGGTCATTATGCTACTGTtctctttgattctggagctgaCTATAGTTTTGTCGCAACTAGTTTCATTCCTTTATTGAGTGCTAAGCCGAgccctatgtatttatgttttgacgtaGAAAGGGCTAATGATGGGTTAGTCAGATTAGACCAG GATGTCTTCCCTGATGAATTGCCTGGCTTACCTCCgtctcgacaacttgattttcgcATTAGTCTCGTTCCTAATGCAGCTCCTATAGCAAAATCTCCCTATAGATTAGCAACAACTGAATTACAGGAATTGGCCAcgcaattaaaagaacttcaggACAAAGGATTCATTAGACCTAGCCAGTCACCGTGGGGAGCACCt ATACACTTTCTGGGACATGTcgtgagcaaggatggaatacacgtggatcctagcaagattgatTCAGTCAAGGACTGGAGAACATTAGAGATACCGACTGAAGTTAGACAATTTCTTGGACTGGCTAGCTACTATAGAAAGTTCATCGACAATTTCTCTAAGATTGTGTTGCCGCTTACGCAATTAACTCAGAAGGATAGGCCGTATGtctggggtgaaaaacaagaggCAACGTTTGTAAGTCCCGACTATTACTaa
- the LOC122610255 gene encoding uncharacterized protein LOC122610255, whose amino-acid sequence MRPASLTELLGLGGLTSPLLWAGRPSIPKMVRAEFCTKDALQELEQEFWVLKMEGLEIEKYILRFNELARLVPHLASTEEKKIDRFIWGLIPEIHRDLTSKGPKTMSRATVLAKTLTKDIIRSGGLSENVEKGKRRAEEVVEKKAEPPSKKGKILKNYAVTAVPEPTRYSGAYPKCSRCHLHHTGACPVCYKCQGVGHMAKYCNVVSANLIRTNPPPVNRNPQMRNVRPPLPPAVPVQRNQNQFQNAQVQRVAYPRGPRHQNQNHQQQQNQQGPANARVFALNAEEARQNPRVVTGTFLLNDRYASILFDFGAERSFVALDFKAKTDMKTGKLNDKYVVEYANGHKYDTNEITLDCPLILVDKNFMIDLIPVEISSLTLSWEWIGYPNTTRLSVVMRN is encoded by the coding sequence ATGCGACCAGCCAGTTTGACGGAGCTGCTAGGTCTTGGTGGACTGACATCGCCACTACTGTGGGCAGGAAGACCTTCAATACCAAAGATGGTGAGAGCTGAGTTCTGCACCAAAGATGCTTTGCAAGAGTTAGAACAAGAGTTTTGGGTTTTGAAGATGGAAGGATTAGAGATTGAGAAGTATATTTTGAGATTCAATGAGCTTGCTAGACTTGTACCACACTTGGCTTCTACTGAGGAAAAGAAGATCGATCGTTTCATTTGGGGTTTGATTCCTGAGATCCACCGTGACCTCACCAGCAAAGGCCCCAAGACCATGTCCAGAGCCACTGTACTGGCTAAGACTTTGACTAAAGATATCATCAGATCTGGAGGTTTGTCGGAGAATGTTGAGAAGGGGAAGAGAAGGGCTGAGGAGGTTGTTGAGAAGAAAGCTGAGCCCCCAAGTAAGAaggggaagatcttgaagaactaTGCGGTGACCGCAGTGCCTGAGCCGACTAGATACTCTGGAGCTTATCCTAAGTGCTCTCGCTGCCATCTTCATCATACTGGTGCTTGTCCTGTCTGTTATAAGTGCCAAGGTGTTGGGCACATGGCAAAGTACTGTAATGTTGTTTCAGCGAACTTGATCAGAACTAATCCTCCACCAGTGAACAGAAATCCTCAGATGAGAAATGTGAGACCTCCACTACCACCTGCTGTACCAGTTCAAAGAAATCAGAACCAGTTCCAAAACGCCCAAGTTCAGCGTGTTGCTTATCCACGCGGGCCCAGACATCAAAACCAGAACCATCAACAACAGCAAAACCAACAAGGCCCTGCTAACGCCCGTGTTTTTGCTCTGAACGCTGAGGAAGCTCGTCAGAACCCTcgggttgtgacaggtacttttcttcttaACGATCGTTATGCTTCCATACTATTTGACTTCGGTGCTGAACGTAGCTTTGTTGCATTAGACTTTAAAGCTAAGACTGACATGAAAACTGGCAAACTAAATGATAAGTATGTGGTAGAGTACGCGAATGGCCATAAGTACGACACTAATGAAATTACTCTAGACTGTCCTTTGATCTTAGTAGACAAGAACTTTATGATTGACCTAATCCCTGTCGAGATTAGTAGTTTGACGTtatcgtgggaatggattggctatccaaacaccacgcgacTATCTGTTGTCATGAGAAATTAG
- the LOC122579067 gene encoding RING-H2 finger protein ATL8-like isoform X2 — MTRPYRFLSTVINSSPKPATESSPEVASVESDFVVIFAALLCALVCIIGLIVVARCAWLRRRSIANRTLNNQPSANKGIKKKHVDSIPKFAYSSSYGTELVGGRKLSSADCAICLAEYADGDEIRVLPQCGHGFHVGCIDKWLGSHSSCPSCRQILVITRCKKCGEFPMVSDGNVSVMVEPHEGLNLFLCKRDEGIRNYIHPTYRKKTWAWSIIKLVCVYLYRARYPRNATEVMAVTL, encoded by the exons ATGACTCGTCCGTACAGATTCCTCTCAACCGTTATTAACTCATCACCAAAACCAGCTACAGAATCATCTCCTGAAGTTGCATCAGTCGAATCCGATTTCGTAGTTATTTTTGCAGCCTTATTATGTGCTTTGGTATGTATAATTGGTCTAATCGTCGTAGCCCGTTGTGCGTGGCTACGACGCAGATCAATAGCTAACCGTACACTTAACAACCAACCTTCAGCCAATAAAggaataaagaaaaaacatgtcGACTCAATTCCTAAATTCGCATATAGTTCCAGTTACGGTACGGAACTGGTTGGCGGAAGAAAGCTTTCTTCCGCCGACTGTGCCATCTGCTTGGCTGAATATGCAGATGGTGATGAAATCCGTGTCCTACCACAGTGTGGACACGGATTTCATGTTGGATGTATTGACAAGTGGCTTGGGTCTCACTCGTCTTGTCCGTCTTGTAGACAGATTTTGGTGATAACTAGGTGTAAGAAGTGTGGCGAGTTTCCAATGGTTTCAGATGGGAATGTTTCGGTTATGGTGGAACCACATGAAG GTTTGAATCTCTTCCTATGCAAACGTGATGAGGGCATTAGAAATTATATTCATCCAACATATAGAAAGAAAACCTGGGCATGGTCAATAATAAAGCTGGTGTGCGTGTATCTGTATCGAG